Proteins encoded in a region of the Solanum dulcamara chromosome 9, daSolDulc1.2, whole genome shotgun sequence genome:
- the LOC129902355 gene encoding U-box domain-containing protein 33-like isoform X2 yields MELLTPSPPPSPTPANFPSGFSSMASFRRGFYRTSQIVTPQSREVVEEEEEEQQGSKVFVAVGKSVEKGVASVQWALGRLPATQANAKVVSAFRSAEREEARKLISRYLSVCFKSKVKASVAIVESDQVLKGILDFVNKQNTKKLIIGAIPDCVKVKKSSRKASYAAKNFPTFCEIFFVYKGRLIWSRQPPECSSFVAPISPNTRAGAVDVFGLRSWCLKSCKNEVILLPEHVQSSSSRDLLSSGIKSLILEEGIPSQTDLRFKDFSSTSRSNLISVPSLSISTSSTPNSSYASSAEQMVPPDAEMESLYKQLAEVSTEFESSRNEAFAEILKRKKLEAEAEEAIRKVKAFESAHAHEVELRKEAEDALETTLLEKERLLKEKKEKTYELHKAMRNIALLDSRAQEADQRCEEIAGELTLIHSSISTLRQEKQKLQQQNTEAIQWISSWKNRGKDGGLSASDLTECSVSLELVEFSFSDLQTATCNFSESFRIGQGGYADVFKGELSDKTVAIKQLHPHNMQWQSQFFEQVEILAKLRHPHLVTLLGVCPESCGLVYEYLPGLSLQDRLFCKNNISPMNWKMRARILAEIASALLFLHSSYPEKIVHGDLRPENVLLDCTGSCKVCDVGVSSLILKQALRCPSFDRLSEPKGLFSYTDPEFHETGALTPKSDIYALGLIILQMLTGRTLAGLVNEVRRAVSYAQLESLLDSSAGEWSTFVSRRLAELALQCCEVNSWDRPELTPSLVMELENLNELEEQSVPSFFLCPIRQDIMHDPQVAADGFTYEGEAIQGWLETGHDTSPMTNLKLSHLELTPNHALRFAIKDWLCNL; encoded by the exons ATGGAGTTGCTAAccccttctcctcctccttctccaaCTCCTGCAAATTTCCCTTCTGGGTTTTCTTCAATGGCAAGTTTCCGACGTGGGTTTTACAGGACAAGCCAAATCGTCACTCCTCAATCGAGGGAAGTTgtagaagaggaggaagaagaacaacaagGGTCTAAAGTATTTGTAGCTGTGGGGAAATCTGTTGAAAAAGGTGTTGCTTCGGTTCAGTGGGCTT TGGGAAGATTGCCAGCTACTCAGGCTAATGCAAAAGTGGTATCTGCATTTCGAAGTGCGGAGAGAGAAGAGGCTAGGAAACTTATATCTCGTTATTTGAGTGTATGCTTCAAATCAAAG GTTAAAGCAAGTGTTGCTATTGTTGAATCAGATCAAGTCCTAAAAGGAATTCTGGATTTTGTCAACAAGCAGAACACCAAGAAGCTTATAATTGGGGCAATACCAGA TTGTGTGAAGGTTAAGAAAAGCTCCAGGAAAGCAAGTTATGCTGCCAAAAATTTTCCTACATTCTGTGAAATATTCTTTGTCTACAAAGGAAGATTAATCTGGAGTAGACAACCTCCTGAATGCTCAAGCTTCGTTGCACCTATTTCTCCTAATACTCGAGCAGGGGCTGTTGATGTATTTGGTTTAAGATCTTGGTGTCTGAAGTCCTGCAAGAACGAGGTTATCCTGTTGCCAGAACATGTTCAGTCAAGCTCGTCTAGGGACCTGCTGTCATCTGGAATAAAAAGTTTAATTCTTGAAGAGGGGATTCCATCACAAACTGATTTACGGTTCAAGGATTTTTCTTCTACCAGCAGAAGCAATCTGATCAGTGTTCCTAGTTTATCTATTTCAACAAGCTCTACTCCTAATAGCAGTTATGCTTCTTCTGCTGAACAAATGGTGCCCCCTGATGCGGAGATGGAAAGTTTATACAAACAGCTGGCAGAAGTCAGCACAGAATTTGAATCATCAAGGAATGAAGCTTTTGCAGAGATTCTGAAGCGCAAAAAACTGGAAGCTGAAGCTGAAGAAGCCATCAGAAAG GTAAAAGCATTTGAATCTGCTCATGCACATGAAGTTGAACTGAGGAAGGAAGCTGAGGATGCTCTGGAAACTACATTGCTGGAAAAAGAAAGGCTCTTGAAGGAGAAAAAGGAGAAAACTTATGAGCTGCACAAGGCCATGAGAAATATAGCCCTCCTGGATAGTCGTGCACAGGAGGCCGATCAACGGTGTGAAGAGATCGCTGGAGAATTAACATTGATTCATTCCTCCATATCAACTCTCCGGCAAGAGAAGCAGAAACTTCAGCAGCAAAATACTGAGGCCATACAATGGATTAGTTCGTGGAAGAATCGTGGAAAAGATGGAGGACTAAGTGCAAGTGACTTGACTGAGTGCTCTGTATCACTTGAGTTGGTTGAATTTTCATTCTCCGATTTGCAGACAGCAACATGCAATTTTTCTGAGAGCTTCAGAATTGGTCAGGGAGGATATGCTGATGTGTTTAAAGGAGAACTCTCAGATAAAACCGTAGCCATTAAGCAGTTGCATCCACATAATATGCAATGGCAGTCACAGTTTTTTGAACAG GTGGAAATTCTAGCTAAGTTACGTCATCCTCATCTGGTCACTTTACTTGGTGTATGTCCAGAATCTTGTGGGCTTGTTTATGAATACTTGCCTGGCTTGAGCCTCCAAGACCGCCTCTTTTGCAAAAACAACATTAGTCCCATGAATTGGAAGATGCGAGCACGAATTCTTGCTGAAATTGCAAGTGCCCTTCTGTTTTTGCACTCTTCATACCCTGAAAAGATTGTACATGGGGATCTGAGGCCTGAGAATGTGCTCCTTGATTGCACAGGCAGCTGTAAAGTATGTGATGTCGGCGTATCTAGTCTGATACTTAAGCAAGCCCTGCGATGCCCAAGTTTCGATCGTCTTAGTGAACCAAAGGGTCTCTTTTCCTACACTGATCCTGAATTTCATGAAACTGGAGCTCTGACACCTAAATCGGACATTTATGCACTTGGACTTATTATCCTTCAAATGCTCACTGGAAGAACTCTAGCAGGACTAGTGAATGAAGTACGCAGGGCAGTCTCATATGCACAATTAGAGTCTCTGTTGGATTCATCTGCTGGAGAATGGTCTACATTTGTGTCAAGAAGGTTAGCAGAACTGGCGTTGCAATGCTGTGAAGTAAACAGTTGGGATAGGCCTGAGTTGACACCGTCTCTTGTAATGGAGCTGGAGAACTTGAATGAGTTGGAAGAGCAATCAGTGCCCTCCTTTTTCTTATGTCCGATTCGCCAG GATATAATGCATGACCCGCAGGTCGCTGCAGATGGGTTCACATATGAAGGAGAGGCCATTCAAGGATGGCTGGAAACTGGTCATGATACTTCTCCAATGACCAATTTGAAACTAAGCCATTTGGAGCTGACTCCTAATCATGCTCTACGATTTGCTATCAAGGATTGGCTCTGCAACCTATAA
- the LOC129902355 gene encoding U-box domain-containing protein 33-like isoform X1, producing MELLTPSPPPSPTPANFPSGFSSMASFRRGFYRTSQIVTPQSREVVEEEEEEQQGSKVFVAVGKSVEKGVASVQWACKTFGNSEICILHVLEPSPYIPTLLGRLPATQANAKVVSAFRSAEREEARKLISRYLSVCFKSKVKASVAIVESDQVLKGILDFVNKQNTKKLIIGAIPDCVKVKKSSRKASYAAKNFPTFCEIFFVYKGRLIWSRQPPECSSFVAPISPNTRAGAVDVFGLRSWCLKSCKNEVILLPEHVQSSSSRDLLSSGIKSLILEEGIPSQTDLRFKDFSSTSRSNLISVPSLSISTSSTPNSSYASSAEQMVPPDAEMESLYKQLAEVSTEFESSRNEAFAEILKRKKLEAEAEEAIRKVKAFESAHAHEVELRKEAEDALETTLLEKERLLKEKKEKTYELHKAMRNIALLDSRAQEADQRCEEIAGELTLIHSSISTLRQEKQKLQQQNTEAIQWISSWKNRGKDGGLSASDLTECSVSLELVEFSFSDLQTATCNFSESFRIGQGGYADVFKGELSDKTVAIKQLHPHNMQWQSQFFEQVEILAKLRHPHLVTLLGVCPESCGLVYEYLPGLSLQDRLFCKNNISPMNWKMRARILAEIASALLFLHSSYPEKIVHGDLRPENVLLDCTGSCKVCDVGVSSLILKQALRCPSFDRLSEPKGLFSYTDPEFHETGALTPKSDIYALGLIILQMLTGRTLAGLVNEVRRAVSYAQLESLLDSSAGEWSTFVSRRLAELALQCCEVNSWDRPELTPSLVMELENLNELEEQSVPSFFLCPIRQDIMHDPQVAADGFTYEGEAIQGWLETGHDTSPMTNLKLSHLELTPNHALRFAIKDWLCNL from the exons ATGGAGTTGCTAAccccttctcctcctccttctccaaCTCCTGCAAATTTCCCTTCTGGGTTTTCTTCAATGGCAAGTTTCCGACGTGGGTTTTACAGGACAAGCCAAATCGTCACTCCTCAATCGAGGGAAGTTgtagaagaggaggaagaagaacaacaagGGTCTAAAGTATTTGTAGCTGTGGGGAAATCTGTTGAAAAAGGTGTTGCTTCGGTTCAGTGGGCTTGTAAGACATTTGGGAACTCTGAGATTTGTATTCTTCATGTTCTTGAACCTTCTCCATATATACCTACTTTGT TGGGAAGATTGCCAGCTACTCAGGCTAATGCAAAAGTGGTATCTGCATTTCGAAGTGCGGAGAGAGAAGAGGCTAGGAAACTTATATCTCGTTATTTGAGTGTATGCTTCAAATCAAAG GTTAAAGCAAGTGTTGCTATTGTTGAATCAGATCAAGTCCTAAAAGGAATTCTGGATTTTGTCAACAAGCAGAACACCAAGAAGCTTATAATTGGGGCAATACCAGA TTGTGTGAAGGTTAAGAAAAGCTCCAGGAAAGCAAGTTATGCTGCCAAAAATTTTCCTACATTCTGTGAAATATTCTTTGTCTACAAAGGAAGATTAATCTGGAGTAGACAACCTCCTGAATGCTCAAGCTTCGTTGCACCTATTTCTCCTAATACTCGAGCAGGGGCTGTTGATGTATTTGGTTTAAGATCTTGGTGTCTGAAGTCCTGCAAGAACGAGGTTATCCTGTTGCCAGAACATGTTCAGTCAAGCTCGTCTAGGGACCTGCTGTCATCTGGAATAAAAAGTTTAATTCTTGAAGAGGGGATTCCATCACAAACTGATTTACGGTTCAAGGATTTTTCTTCTACCAGCAGAAGCAATCTGATCAGTGTTCCTAGTTTATCTATTTCAACAAGCTCTACTCCTAATAGCAGTTATGCTTCTTCTGCTGAACAAATGGTGCCCCCTGATGCGGAGATGGAAAGTTTATACAAACAGCTGGCAGAAGTCAGCACAGAATTTGAATCATCAAGGAATGAAGCTTTTGCAGAGATTCTGAAGCGCAAAAAACTGGAAGCTGAAGCTGAAGAAGCCATCAGAAAG GTAAAAGCATTTGAATCTGCTCATGCACATGAAGTTGAACTGAGGAAGGAAGCTGAGGATGCTCTGGAAACTACATTGCTGGAAAAAGAAAGGCTCTTGAAGGAGAAAAAGGAGAAAACTTATGAGCTGCACAAGGCCATGAGAAATATAGCCCTCCTGGATAGTCGTGCACAGGAGGCCGATCAACGGTGTGAAGAGATCGCTGGAGAATTAACATTGATTCATTCCTCCATATCAACTCTCCGGCAAGAGAAGCAGAAACTTCAGCAGCAAAATACTGAGGCCATACAATGGATTAGTTCGTGGAAGAATCGTGGAAAAGATGGAGGACTAAGTGCAAGTGACTTGACTGAGTGCTCTGTATCACTTGAGTTGGTTGAATTTTCATTCTCCGATTTGCAGACAGCAACATGCAATTTTTCTGAGAGCTTCAGAATTGGTCAGGGAGGATATGCTGATGTGTTTAAAGGAGAACTCTCAGATAAAACCGTAGCCATTAAGCAGTTGCATCCACATAATATGCAATGGCAGTCACAGTTTTTTGAACAG GTGGAAATTCTAGCTAAGTTACGTCATCCTCATCTGGTCACTTTACTTGGTGTATGTCCAGAATCTTGTGGGCTTGTTTATGAATACTTGCCTGGCTTGAGCCTCCAAGACCGCCTCTTTTGCAAAAACAACATTAGTCCCATGAATTGGAAGATGCGAGCACGAATTCTTGCTGAAATTGCAAGTGCCCTTCTGTTTTTGCACTCTTCATACCCTGAAAAGATTGTACATGGGGATCTGAGGCCTGAGAATGTGCTCCTTGATTGCACAGGCAGCTGTAAAGTATGTGATGTCGGCGTATCTAGTCTGATACTTAAGCAAGCCCTGCGATGCCCAAGTTTCGATCGTCTTAGTGAACCAAAGGGTCTCTTTTCCTACACTGATCCTGAATTTCATGAAACTGGAGCTCTGACACCTAAATCGGACATTTATGCACTTGGACTTATTATCCTTCAAATGCTCACTGGAAGAACTCTAGCAGGACTAGTGAATGAAGTACGCAGGGCAGTCTCATATGCACAATTAGAGTCTCTGTTGGATTCATCTGCTGGAGAATGGTCTACATTTGTGTCAAGAAGGTTAGCAGAACTGGCGTTGCAATGCTGTGAAGTAAACAGTTGGGATAGGCCTGAGTTGACACCGTCTCTTGTAATGGAGCTGGAGAACTTGAATGAGTTGGAAGAGCAATCAGTGCCCTCCTTTTTCTTATGTCCGATTCGCCAG GATATAATGCATGACCCGCAGGTCGCTGCAGATGGGTTCACATATGAAGGAGAGGCCATTCAAGGATGGCTGGAAACTGGTCATGATACTTCTCCAATGACCAATTTGAAACTAAGCCATTTGGAGCTGACTCCTAATCATGCTCTACGATTTGCTATCAAGGATTGGCTCTGCAACCTATAA
- the LOC129904092 gene encoding uncharacterized protein LOC129904092 encodes MSTTQGARENSSNIMAQPFLHEFKKQASFFLKEKIKTARLALTDVTPTQILTEEATNGNPGAPDTKTLKMISKAAFEVDDYWRIVGILHKKLSSFDGKNWRISYKAVIVLEHLLTHGPESVAEEFQSDKDVIREMGSFQLIDEKGFNWGLNVRKKSERILKLLEDGQLLKEERNKSRKISRGIEGFGSFNIRSTTSSKEGILEESAIKPYGRSNSQFNHHENEDDEYLVSCISLKENMAPSEEMHKWNFKGESKALLDEQKEGPRMGFSSEEDHPFRETDRLTSVSLLSSGDQVLQACQ; translated from the exons CAAGAAACAAGCTTCTTTCTTCCTCAAAGAGAAGATCAAGACAGCCAGATTGGCCTTGACTGATGTTACACCAACTCAGAT ATTGACAGAAGAAGCTACAAATGGAAATCCAGGTGCACCTGACACAAAAACActaaaaatgatttccaaggcaGCTTTTGAAGTTGATGATTACTGGAGAATTGTTGGGATCCTCCACAAAaa ATTGTCAAGTTTTGATGGAAAGAATTGGAGGATTTCATATAAGGCTGTGATAGTGTTGGAACACTTGTTGACTCATGGACCTGAAAGTGTTGCTGAGGAATTCCAAAGTGATAAAGATGTTATTAGGgaaatgggaagctttcaactcattGATGAGAAAGG ATTCAACTGGGGGCTAAATGTTAGGAAGAAATCTGAGAGGATACTGAAGCTGCTAGAAGATGGTCAACTTCTCAAAGAAGAGAGAAACAAATCCAGGAAGATATCAAGAGGGATTGAAGGTTTTGGGAGCTTCAACATTAGGAGTACTACTAGTTCAAAGGaaggaattttggaagaatcaGCAATTAAACCTTATGGAAGGTCTAATTCTCAGTTTAATCATCATGAAAATGAGGATGATGAGTACTTAGTTTCTTGTATTAGTTTAAAAGAAAACATGGCACCAAGTGAGGAAATGCACAAGTGGAACTTCAAAGGAGAATCAAAAGCACTTTTGGATGAACAGAAAGAAGGACCAAGAATGGGATTTTCATCAGAAGAGGATCATCCTTTCAGAGAAACAGACCGATTAACGTCAGTCTCCCTGCTTTCTTCTGGAGATCAAGTCCTCCAAGCATGTCAATAG